The Rickettsia endosymbiont of Gonocerus acuteangulatus nucleotide sequence ATATGTAATGGAAAATAAACCAAGTGAATTATTTGAATTAATAGCTATGAATCCAGGTTTGATTAATGAAAGATCACGAGGGAATCAAGATACATTATTTATGAGAGCTTGCAAATATCTTCATAAAGATATTATAGAAATATTAATAAAAGTAATCCCCGCCGCAAGCAGCGGGGTATTTTAGAAGAAAGCTAGCTGATGATCCTCATGCAGTTTCTGATATTCCTTGCCTTGGTTTTTTACGTATTTTCCTATCATATTCTCATTTCCATGCTTACCTACCGTACTCGTAAAATATCCATCAGTCCAAAATTCTCCACCCCATAATTGTTTCTTTACCTGTGGACACTGTCTAAATATTTGACGAGCTGTAACACTTTTAATTGTTGTTACTATTTTTGTTACGCTATAGGTTGGTACAGATTGTACCAAAAAATGGACATGATCTTCATCAACCCCTATTTCTAAAAATTTTATTTGATATCTCTTTTCTATCTCTAAACATATTTCTCGTAATACTTGATCAACTGATACGTCAAACACTGCTCGGCGATATTTTGCTGGAAATACCATGTGATACAGCAGTACCGTAACATTATGACTTTTATGTATATATTTGCTCATTCCGCCATATTACGCCGCAAGCGGCGGGGAATATACCCAAAAGAGATTAAATGAAGGAGCTAGCACTACCGATGTAAACCCGCATGGAAATAATGCTACAAAACTTACGCTATGTTTGGTTCTAAATATCGTAAAGATGGAGAACGCAGCTGTTGTTGCATATAGTCATCTAAAAGCCCTAACTTTATTTGGTAAACCGTTTTACCGATTGTATTTGCAGTCCTTTTGAGAAATGCCCAAACTAAAAATGCCCAACTAATATGATTACGTTGAATACGCTGTTTCCTGCATTGACAACGTTCTATCCCAGTAAGTTGCTTGATTTCTCTGTGCATGCTCTCAATTACCCTGAAAATGCAAGGACTAAGTAGAACAAAACCTATAAATTTTCTGCCCAAATTTCATTGGGGGTTTTATAACCAAAAATCTTTCTTGGCATGTTATTTAAAATCTCAGCAACATTGTCAAGACCTCTTTGTGTAACGGTAGTAATATCTGTATTTTTAGGTAAAATTCTATGAATCATAGAATTCATTTTTTCCACTAATGCTTTTTGTCTAGGGCGGTATGGATCACAAAAGAAAGTTTGAAACCCAGATAGTCTATAGGCAACATGCCCCACAAACTCTTTGCCATTATCCATAGTAATAGTCTTTCTCACACTATTTGGAAGAGTTTTTATCTTTCTTAAAAAACCATTGGTAACTGTTGTAGCTCTCTTGGAGTTATTCAGCACTAAAATAATCTTTTGACTCTTTTTATCCACCAGTGCACCAATATTCATACTTTGATTACCTTTATGAAATGTAAGATCTGCCTCAAAATTCCCTACTTCTACCTTTTTCGTAGCTATTGCATCACGCTGATGTATTGAGATCCTTTGTGGTATAATGATCCTTTGACGCCTCTTCCCTCTTTCTTGCCTTTTATATCTTTTAGAAGGTAAATAGCTATATAACTTTAATTTAGCTGCTACTGCAGAAGTGTAAACAAATCTATATATACTTTCTGTACTGATACACAAAGCTGTATTTTTGTCTAGTTTTAACTTTCCGGCTATAGCATCCGGCGACCATTTCTTGCGAATCATAGCATTTTTAATATAATCTAACAACATAGGGTTCTTTTCTATTTTTAATAACTCTTGCTGATACATCCTGTTTTCATATTTTTCCTGAGCAACACAAGGCATATACTTATCTTTTACCTTATTTCTTTTTAGCTCCATACTAATAGTGCTTTTAGACCTCGTAAGATGTTGTGCTATCTTATTAATACTGACTCCTAGGTCATACATTCTTTTTATCTCATATCTCTCTTCTCGAGATAAGTGTCTATATTTTCTGTTCATCATTACCTATTTAAAATCTTATTATTTTAAATAGGTTCTGTTCTACTTACTTATAGTATTTTCAATAGATGATTCCTTTTTAAGCTTAATAATGTTTCTTAGTTCTTTATTATATTTATAATTTTGCATAATCAATGGTTCTTTTAACGGATCATAATTTTTCTCAATTTCTTGTATAGAAGGAACAGATGATTCAAGATCCTGATATTTTTCCCAAGGTGTTTTCCCAGCGAGAGAAGTGTGCCCCCAATTATGTAATTGCTTTGGTAATTCTATACTACGTATATCAACACTA carries:
- a CDS encoding IS30 family transposase — encoded protein: MMNRKYRHLSREERYEIKRMYDLGVSINKIAQHLTRSKSTISMELKRNKVKDKYMPCVAQEKYENRMYQQELLKIEKNPMLLDYIKNAMIRKKWSPDAIAGKLKLDKNTALCISTESIYRFVYTSAVAAKLKLYSYLPSKRYKRQERGKRRQRIIIPQRISIHQRDAIATKKVEVGNFEADLTFHKGNQSMNIGALVDKKSQKIILVLNNSKRATTVTNGFLRKIKTLPNSVRKTITMDNGKEFVGHVAYRLSGFQTFFCDPYRPRQKALVEKMNSMIHRILPKNTDITTVTQRGLDNVAEILNNMPRKIFGYKTPNEIWAENL
- the tnpA gene encoding IS200/IS605 family transposase, yielding MSKYIHKSHNVTVLLYHMVFPAKYRRAVFDVSVDQVLREICLEIEKRYQIKFLEIGVDEDHVHFLVQSVPTYSVTKIVTTIKSVTARQIFRQCPQVKKQLWGGEFWTDGYFTSTVGKHGNENMIGKYVKNQGKEYQKLHEDHQLAFF